One Thunnus thynnus chromosome 21, fThuThy2.1, whole genome shotgun sequence DNA segment encodes these proteins:
- the zgc:163022 gene encoding putative ferric-chelate reductase 1, whose product MDHVVLLLLCFAPVVHCYSSGLVTESCADLRPYHNGLSPQTGPAPFTIMTDRNSYRLGEEITGKEQHHESTKGQMSLYKQMASLQGSASGSKLQTILWFPVTGKTGGAAVSCGLLHPDSSGCSAPHLQSETSISKANCKDCGCSYRCTCSSVGKRALMNWSHADLLCTPGGMCANACRVWLSMLLANTCSGSPAQVLYQRPGSLRVLCSILGVPRTALFWTETSDVVPGICWSHSPSLWVTAPSAPITTGTTVAITPIFSSSSFSPWSIFAQPAPGVLSGVVDPRLSNISNASCGVTKVCLSQPSNCDPAISADCYFMSASMSPSDAAVRYEITGPSDGYISFGFSDDQKMGNDDIYICGIGSNGLVWLKHAFSTGEKAPQVLPLGNVSDVTASVQGMVISCSFTSMNPISTQRTTGFNRTYYLMFAHGPSSNGQIQFHADTFISSDKVDISRPQLVRIGGWPNIIKAHGSLMLIAWMTTGSLGMMVARYLKEMAKGQNLWGKDVWFLVHVAVMSLTVAATAIAFILSFIYAKDWSGGAHPVLGCLVMILSFLQPILALLRCGPQHTLRFLFNWIHALNAVAIKILAVAAICTGLTLIDSTLGQWLIKVMGGFVGWEAVFYILLEVHLKWKIKRTDTLESTMKSVDVLLMTIFFMGNLAFLVALLVGIGMS is encoded by the exons ATGGACCAtgttgtgttgctgctgctgtgttttgctCCGGTGGTTCATTGCTACAGCTCAGGTCTAGTTACAGAGAGCTGTGCCGACCTGCGACCCTACCACAATGGGCTGAGCCCGCAGACAGGCCCAGCACCCTTCACCATCATGACGGACCGCAACAGCTACAGGCTTGGAGAGGAGATCACAGGTAAGGAACAGCATCATGAAAGCACAAAGGGGCAAATGTCCCTTTACAAACAAATGGCTTCTCTTCAAGG TTCAGCTTCAGGCTCCAAGCTCCAAACCATTCTTTGGTTTCCTGTTACAGGCAAGACAGGTGGGGCAGCAGTCTCCTGTGGGCTACTTCACCCAGACAGCAGCGGCTGCTCAGCTCCTCACCTGCAGTCAGAGACCT CCATTTCTAAGGCCAACTGCAAAGACTGTGGATGCAGCTACCGCTGTACATGCAGTTCAGTGGGGAAGAGAGCTCTGATGAACTGGTCCCATGCCGACTTGCTCTGTACCCCAGGGGGCATGTGTGCAAATGCCTGCCGCGTCTGGCTCTCTATGTTGTTGGCCAACACCTGCAGTGGCTCCCCAG ctcaggtcctctaccagaggcctgggagtttgagggttctgtgCAGTATCTTAGgtgttcctaggactgcgctcttctggacagagacctcagatgttgtacccggaatctgctggagccactctcccagtttgtgggtcacagcccccagtgctccaattaccactggcaccactgttgccatTACTcccatcttttctagctcctctttcagcccttg gagcatctttgcacagcctgcacctggagtcctgtctggtgtggtagatccccgcctAAGT AATATCTCCAATGCGAGCTGTGGTGTCACCAAGGTGTGCCTCAGTCAGCCTTCAAACTGTGACCCTGCAATCAGTGCTGACTGTTATTTCATGTCAGCCAGCATGTCTCCAAGTGATGCAGCTGTCCGCTATGAGATAACAGGTCCTTCTGATGGATACATCTCTTTTGGATTCTCAGATGATCAGAAGATG GGAAATgatgacatttacatttgtggAATAGGCAGTAATGGTCTGGTGTGGTTGAAGCATGCCTTTTCAACTGGAGAAAAGGCTCCACAAGTTCTTCCTCTG GGGAATGTTTCTGATGTAACCGCATCAGTGCAGGGAATGGTGATCAGCTGTTCCTTCACATCAATGAATCCTATTTCTACTCAGAGGACCACTGGCTTTAACAGGACCTACTATCTCATGTTTGCCCATGGACCCAGCAGCAACG GACAAATCCAGTTCCATGCAGATACTTTCATCAGCTCTGACAAGGTAGATATTTCCAGACCTCAGCTTGTAAGAATAGGTGGATGGCCTAATATCATCAAAGCACATG GATCACTGATGCTGATAGCCTGGATGACCACAGGATCACTGGGAATGATGGTAGCCAGATATCTGAAAGAAATGGCCAAGGGACAGAACCTGTGGGGCAAAGATGTATGGTTTCTG GTCCATGTTGCAGTGATGAGTTTGACGGTAGCAGCCACAGCCATTGCCTTCATCCTCTCCTTCATATATGCAAAGGACTGGTCTGGG GGTGCCCATCCTGTTTTAGGCTGCCTGGTTATGATCCTGTCTTTCCTCCAGCCCATATTGGCTCTGCTGCGCTGTGGCCCACAACATACATT GAGGTTTCTGTTCAACTGGATTCATGCTTTGAATGCAGTGGCAATAAAGATTTTAGCTG TGGCGGCCATATGCACAGGACTGACGTTGATTGATAGCACTCTGGGCCAATGGCTGATAAAAGTGATGGGTGGTTTTGTTGGCTGGGAAGCTGTCTTCTATATCCTGTTGGAGGTCCACTTAAAATGGAAGATTAAGAGAACAG